AGGAAAAGGTAAAGCTGCTTCGGATTGCGAGAGAGAGTGTCAAAAATGCCGCCTCCGGGTCAAAAAAGGAAAAGGCCGATTCAAAAGAGGCTTCGGGAACAAAAATAACCGAAGAGAATCTAAAGATGGAGGCGGGGGCGTTCGTCTCCCTCCATAAAAAAGGAAAGCTCAGGGGGTGTATCGGGAGGTTCGAGGCGGAGGGGCCGCTCTTCGAAACGGTGGAAAGAATGGCAAGGGCCGCCTCCATAAGCGATTTTCGCTTCAGCAAGGTCACCCCCGATGAGGTGGAAGATCTCGATATCGAGATATCCGTTTTGAGCCCCCTAAAGAGGATCAGGGACGTATCGGAGATAGAGGTGGGGAGGCACGGTTTGTATATCATCAGGGGATTGAGTCGGGGAACCCTTCTGCCCCAGGTCGCCTCGGAGCGGGGTTGGGACAGGGACACGTTTTTGGAGCAGACCTGTATCAAGGCCGGGCTTGACAGGGATGCGTGGGAGGACAAGAAGACGGAGATCTACACCTACGAGGCGCTGGTTTTCGGCGAGGAGTGAGGGTCACCGGGGAGCCTTTGTAATTATCTAATTATCGACGCTCGATGGATGTTCTCAAAGCGGGACAAAAAAGGTGGGTTTGTCGTTGAGACTAAACGGAAGCTTTTTCAATAAACGGTATCGGTTGTGATTGGATTCTAAAAAATCTTTCGAGACCCTTCCCTTTTTGTCGTGACGATTTTTCGATGGCTTTTCTAATCCATAGCCGACTCATCACTAACCGCATCCGTGGTCGGCATCCCGCAACCGGCACTGTTCAGGTTTACAAAAAAGCAGTGTCATGTCGGGCGTTTAACCGTCGGCTCCTATGAGGTGAAAGTCTTTATGCGCTCCCGGTCGTTCGATTTTTAAAGCCGAGTGAGGCCGCGCGGTGTTTAACGTCCCGTCTCCATAAGGTGAAAATTCGCCGCCCCCCCCAGATAAAACAGCCTAAATGTCGATCAATTAGAACCAATCAATTTCAAAATTCCAATCCAACAGATATTGACCCGGCTCCACGAAGGTCGATCGGTCGAAATTTGGGGATCAGGAAAGCCTCGACACCGCCTCCTTGATCCTCTTCATGCCACCCATTATATCCTCGATGGAAGAGGCGTAGGAGAGGCGGATGCAGTTGTCGTCTCCGAAGGGCGCCCCGGGGACCAGGGCCACCTTCACCTCCGAGAGGAGGTAGGAGGCGAAATCCAATGACCCGCCGATTTTTCCGCCGGAATGGGATTTCCCGTACAGACCGGAGACATCCGGAAAGGCGTAGAACGCCCCCTGAGGCCAGTTGCAGCGCACCCCCTCGATCTCGTTCAGCCCCTCGATCATGATGGAGCGGCGCTCCTCGAAGGTGCTCCTCATCTTTTCAACCTCGTCCTGGGGGCCCGAGAGGGCCTCGATCGCCGCCCACTGGGAGATCGTGGTCGGATTCGATGTGCTCTGGCTTTGGATTCTGGTCATTGCGGAGACCAGCTCCTTGGGGCCGGCGGTGTAGCCGATGCGCCACCCGGTGGTGGCGTAGGTCTTGGAGATGCCGTTTACGACTATTGTGAGATCCTTTATCTCGTTTCCCAAAGAGGCGATGCTCACGTGCTCGAATCCCCCGTAGATCAGCTTTTCGTATATCTCGTCGGAAATCACATAGATCTCGTTTTCAACGGCGAACTCGGCTATCTTTTCTATCTCCTCTTTTGTGTACCCGGCTCCAGTGGGGTTTGAGGGGGAGTTGAAGATAATCGCCTTAGTCTTCTTCGTGACCGCCTTTTTGAGGTCGCCGACCGTTATCTTGAAGTCCTTTTCCACCCCTGCATATATGATTACCGGCTTGGCCCCGGAGAGCTCCACCATGGGCGGGTAGGAAACCCAGTAGGGCGCGGGTATGATCACCTCGTCCCCTGGCTCGAAAAACGCCAGGCAGAGGTTGAACAAAGAGTGTTTTCCCCCGCAGGAGACGACTATCTCCGACGGCTCGTAGGTCAGGCCGGCGTCTCTCTTGAATTTTTCCACTATCGCCTTTTTGAGCTCAATGATTCCCCCGACATCTGTATAACCGGTCTTGCCGTCGTTTATCGCCCGGATCGCCGCCTCCTTTATGTTTGCCGGCGTGTCAAAATCGGGCTCCCCGGCGCCGAAGCCGATTACGTCCTCACCCTTCGCCTTGAGCTCCTTGGCCTTCGCCGAGATCGCCAAGGTCGCGGAGGGGGCGAGCCCCAAGGCCCTGTCGGAAAGCTTTTTCTTCATACTATTTTCTCCTGCTTTCGTATGCCTTTGAGTATTTCTCCATCAACTTTCTTTCCACACATTTGGGCACCAGATCGGTGACGGGCCCCCCTGCTATGGCGGCGGCTTTGATGATGTTGGAGCTGACGTACAGGTATCTGTACCCGGTCATCAAAAAGAATGTCTCGATGTTGCGGTTCAATTTGCGGTTCATCAGGGCAAGCTGAAGCTCGAACTCGAAGTCGGACACCGCCCGAAGCCCCCGGATGATCGCCCTGGCGTTTACCTTTTCGGCGTAATCGACGAGGAGCCCCTCAAAGGAATCTACCACGACGGAATCGTCGTAGTCCTTGAGCGCTTCCTTTATCATCTCGATCCTTTCTTTTACCGTAAAAAGGGTCTCTTTGTAGGGATTTATCCCGATGGCCATAATTACCTTATCAAAGACCGTCAGGGCCCTTTCGGCCAAATCGACGTGACCCATCGTGATTGGGTCGAAGGTGCCTGCGAGAACAGCGAGACTGGGCATTTTTTACCTCACTTGTTTGGAAAAAAAGGATATACTTGTATCACCGTAACGCTTCGTATTTTCCCTTTTTAAAGATCCGTAGAGGTCTTCCGGAGACCTCTTTGAATCGTGCTCCCAGATAAGAATCCCCGACTGATTTACTATATCTTCGGAGGAGATGGAGAGGATGAGCTCTTGAGTCTGGTTGAATTGCCGATAGGGGGGGTCCAAAAAGACTATGTCGAATTTTTCGCCGTTCCTTTTGACCATTTTTATCGCCTTTGCGGCATCAAGGGGGATAATGGACGTCCTTTCCCTGATTCCCAATTCTCTGATGTTCCTTTTAAGGACTTCGAGGGCCTTTTCGCTTTTATCAACGAAGGTGCAGCGATCCGCCCCCCGGCTCAACGCCTCGATCCCGATGGTACCCGCACCGGAGAAGAGGTCAAGAACCAGGGCATCGGTGACCGCATCTCCGATGATCGAAAAGAGGGCCTCCCTTACTCTGGCCCCGGTGGGCCTGACCGACCTATCCTTCGGGGTGAAGAGCTTTCTCCCCTTGAGTTCCCCCGCCGTAATATTCACAATTTACTCACGTCACAATATCCTCACGATATATCCGCTCCCAATCAATTGACCTTTTGTCGAAGTCCCCTCTGTCCCTCCCCCTGCTGATAAGGGCCTTGGTGCAGATTCTGTCAGAGCCTTACCGGCACACCGCGGTCCCTCAGGTACTCCTTGGCCTCCCTTATGGAGTACTCCCTGAAGTGAAAAATGGAGGCCGCCAGGGCGGCATCCGCCCCGGTCTTCGTGAAGCCCTCGTAGATGTGCTCCAGGTTTCCCACCCCCCCCGAGGCGATTATCGGGATCGTCACAGAGTCAGAGACTTTCTTCGTCAGGGCGAGATCGTATCCCTCCTTCGTGCCGTCGAAGTCCATGCTGGTTAGCATGATCTCGCCTGCGCCCATCTCCTCCATCCTGATTACCCACTTAATCGCGTCTATCCCCGTGACCTCCCTTCCCCCGTGGGTCACCACTTCCCATGTGAGGTCGTCATCGCCCTCCTTCCCGGGTATCCTCCTCGTGCTCTCCTTTATCTTGACGCCCCAGTCGCCCGTCTTTCTCCTCTTCGCGTCGACGGCCACTACGATGCACTGGGAGCCGAAGCGCTTTGCGGCGTCTCGGACGAACTCGGGGTTTTTCACCGCCGCGGTGTTGATGGATACCTTGTCCGCCCCGGCGTTCAGAAGCCCCCGGATGTCCTCCAGAGTCCTTATCCCCCCGCCGACGGTAAGGGGCATGAACACCTGCTCGGCCGTCCGCCTCACCACGTCGATGATGATGTCCCTCTTGTCCGAGGAGGCCGTAATGTCCAGAAACGTCAGCTCGTCCGCCCCCTCGCCGTCGTAGATGGAGGCGTTCTCCACCGGGTCGCCCGCGTCGGTGAGGTCGATAAAATTTATGCCCTTTACAACGCGCCCGTCCTTTACGTCAAGGCATGGAATGATTCTCTTTGCCAGCATCTAAAAGGCTTTATGCTCCGAATAATAATATCTTCCGAACTCTTTTACAACCGTGCGTTACAGTAAAGTTGCGGCGAAAAATAGGGAAGCTTTTTCACTTAACGCCGCGGTTTTAACCGCCCGCCGTTGCTTTCTTCCCATCCGCCTCCCGGATGGCCTCGGCGAGGTCGAGGGTGCCCTCGTAGAGGGACCTCCCTGCGATGACCCCGATAACGCCGTCCTTTTCGAGGGGGATGACCGCCCTGATGTCGTCTATGTACTTTATCCCCCCCGAGGCGATTGTGGGGATTTTCCCGTCAACCGCGAGCCTTCTCGTCCCCTCGATATCGACCCCGCCCCCGACCCCGTCCTTTGCGATGTCTGTGTAGATCACCGCCGCTATCCCGGTGTTTATGTATGAGCGGGCGAGTTCCACCGCCGTGAGCGCGGTCCCCTCGGTCCACCCCTTAGTTTTGACGAGTCCGTCCCTGGCGTCTATTCCGAGGATGATCCTATCGGGGAAGCGGGAGGCCGCCGTAAGGACGAAATCGCGGTCGTCCACCGCGGCCGTTCCTACGATGACCCAGCCGACTCCAATCCCGAGGTATTTCTCGACTATGTCCATCGATCTTATCCCGCCGCCGATCTCCACCGGGACACGAAGCTCCCTTACGATCCTTGCGACCGTATCCATATGGGCCGGGGCGCCTTTTTTCGCGGCGTCGAGATCGACCAGGTGGAGCCTTTTTGCCCCGCACTCCACCCAGTTCCTGGCGGCGTCGAAGGAGTCTTCAAAGTAGCGGGTCTCCTTGTTGAAGTCGCCCTGGGAAAGCCGGACGGCCCTTCCCCCCATCATGTCCACCGCCGGTATTACTACGATTCCCATCTGTTCACGTACTCCCCGAAGGCCTTCAAGATTTCGAGCCCCTTCTCCTGGCTCTTCTCCGGGTGGAACTGGGTGGCAAAGATATTTTCCCGGCCGACCGCAGAGACGAACTCAACCCCGTAATCGGTCGTGCCTGCCGTATATTTATCGTCTTCCGGGACAACGTAATAGGAGTGGACGAAGTAAAAGTAATCGCCGTTCACTAATGTGTCGAAGGGGGTGAATGCCCCCTCTCTTTTCTTCCAATTGACCTGGTTCCAACCCATGTGGGGGACCTTGAGCTTGTTATCTCCAGAAAACTCCTTTCCCTCGAAGCGGACCACCCTTCCCGGAATTATCCCCAGACCGTCGTGACGGCCGAATTCGTAACCCTCGGTGAACAGGAGCTGAAGCCCGAGACAGATCCCGAAGAAGGGCCTGCCTCCTTTGATGAAGTCGACGACCGGATCGGCGAGGCCCTTGTCCACGAGATTTCTCATGCAGTCGGGAAAGGCGCCCACGCCCGGCAGCACCATCCCCGCGGCGTCGTCGATCAGAGCGGGATCGGACGTCACCACGACGTCCTGGCCGAGGCGCTCCAACGCCTTGCTTACGCTCCTCAGGTTTCCCATTCCGTAGTCGACTACCGCAATCAAAGGTTGTTCCTCAAACTTTCTTTTTAAAAAGCGGCGGCGCCGTGCCCTTTCGGGGCCGTGGCTGAGTGTGAAAACGGTCATCTTTGATCCCCCCGTCTTGGAAAACGAAGGACGACGACCGATATTGAACGTCTTCACCTTGTGCCGAAAGACCCTCTCCCCCCATCCCCCTCTCCTTCTCCCCCTCCCACCTCATTACTTCTCAACTCCCTAAACCCCCTTTTCCCCTTCTCCTCCCCGAAATCGGGGAGGCAGCCCTCATAAATATTCTACTTATAAAACTCCGCGATCGTATCCACCACGTAATCGATCATCTTACGGGTAAGCTCGGGATATACCGGGAGGGCGAGGCTCGTCAGGGCTCCCCTCTCGGACTCCGGAAAGTCCCCCTTGCTGTAGCCGAGGTCTTTGTAGCACTCCTGGATGTGCAACGGCAGGGGGTAGTATATCTCCGTGCCTATGCCGTTATCTGCGAGGCACGCCCTCAGCCCGTCCCTATCCTCAACCGTGATGACGAACTGGTTATAGATATGGTGGTAGCCGTCGACCTCGACCGGCAGGGTAACGACCGGATTTTTTCCGGCCGCAATGCCCGAGGATGTGATGAGCTCCCTGTATATGTCGGCGTTTTTTCTCCTCCCCTCCGACCATTTGTCCAGATGCTTAAGCTTTACCCTCAATATGGCTCCCTGGAGGGCGTCCAGGCGGCTGTTCAATCCCACGATCTTGTGGTAATACTTCGGCTTGCTCCCGTGATTTCTCAGTATCCTGGCCCGCTCTGCAAGGTCTGCGTTGTTTGTGGTCAGCATACCGCCGTCCCCGTAGCCCCCAAGGTTCTTCGATGGGAAGAATGAGAAGCAGCCGAAGTCGCCCATCGAGCCGGCGCCCCTCCCCTTGTATTTTGAGCCGATGGCCTGGGCCGCGTCCTCGACTACCGAGAGGCCGTATTTTACGGCCAGCTCCAGAATCGGGTCCATGTCGGCCGTCTGGCCGTAGAGATGGACCGGCATTATCGCCTTAATTTTCAAGCCGTCCTTCGTCTTCAGGGAGTCCCCGCTCGATTTTAGCCCAGAGAGAAAAGATTTAAGCTTTTCCGGGTCGATGTTGAAGGTGGCCGGATCGATGTCGATGAAGATCGGGACGGCGCCTACTCTCGTAATGGAGCCCGCCGTGGCGAAAAAGGAGTACGGGGTCGTGACGACGGCGTCTGTGGCCTCTCCCCCGCTCATGCTGCCTATTTTAAGGGCCATCAGCGCCACCAGGATGGCGTCGCTTCCCGAGGCCACGCCCACGGCGAAGTCCGCCCCCACGTATCGGGCGACCTCCCCCTCCAGCGCCTCCACCTCCGGCCCAAGGATGAAGTACTGGGACTCCAACACCCCTTCAACCGCCTCTTTTATCTCGCCCCTTATCGCGGCGTACTGGGCCTTTAGATCCAACAGTGGAACCTTCATTTTTTCTCGTTTTCTCCTCTATATGCTGGGCTTACGCCGCTCTCACTCTTGATGTAGTTCCTGCCGCAGGCGGGACATGATGTTTTGTCCTCGCCTCCAAATTCGATATTCACCCCGCAGGCACAGATCCACCCCATGTGCCTCGCCGGGGTTCCGTAAACAAGGGAGAAGTCTCCGACGTCCCTGGTCACAACCGCTCCGGCCCCGATGAAGCACGACCTGCCAAGCGTCACCCCGCATACTATCGTGGCGTTGGCGCCTACGGTTGCCCCGTCCTTTATGATCGTCTTCCTGTATTCGTCCTTCCTCGGAAATTCGCTCCTCGGATTGAAGACGTTCGTGAGAACGGCGGAGGGTCCGAGAAAGACGTAGTCACCCACCTCCACCCCCTCGTATACCGAGACGTTGTTCTGAATCTTCACCCCGTTTCCTATCTTCACCCCCTGGCCTACGTAGACATTCTGGCCGATGTTGCATCTCTCCCCGATCTTCGCCCCTTCCCGGATGTGGGTGAAATGCCAGACGCTGGTGCCTTCGCCTATCTCCGCGCCGTCGTCTACGAAGGCGGAATCGTGGACGAAGACCTCATCTTTTTTTGACAAATCGCATTCCCCTCAATGGAAAAACGTTAAAGTATATTCCTATCCCTTCCTTCCGCGAAACATCGCCGGGACCACAAACGCAATCCAGAAGCCTATGAGGGCGTAACGGACGGCGGTGTAGATGTCCAACTCCCCGGGCATAAGGGCGAAAAGCTTTTTGACGAATATCTTGATAATCACCACGCCGGCAACCCCGACGAGTATCTTCAGGACTTGATACCACCAGACTGAGCGGGGCGTAAAATTGATGTATTCCTTCTCAAGAAAATACCCTATGGCGAGTCCCACGTATGTTCCGACCATTAACGACGACTCCGGGCTCAGGAAGTAAAAAAAGGCGCCGCTTATGAGAATCAGTATGATCTTGGGAACCAGTTTGATGTTGTATTCCCTCTTGGAGACCTTGGCGTCGTAAAGGATGTAGACGCCGATAATTATCGCGCCGATGAGCCAACCCCCCAGGACATCGATGGGCCAGTGCACTCCGAGGAAGGGACGGGAGATCCCTATTAGAATCATCAAGATAATCGCAACGATGGTCAGCCACGTCTTTTTCAGCTCCCAGGCGACCGCCCCCCAGAACACCACGGCGCCCTGGGCGTGTCCGCTGGGGAACGCATAGTTCATTTCCTCTATCAGGATTTTCACGCCGTCGGAAATGGCTGGGCGTGGTGTCTGAAATATGTATTTAAGGAAGTTGTTTATATAGGCGCTCAGCAGAAAGACGATGCCGAGCTTCACGCCGAATTTCTTATCGATACACCAATACGTTAAGGGAATCGCTAAAAGATAAAAATTTTCATTGCCCAAAAAGGTTATCGCCTTGAAAAAAATAACTAATGCCGGGTTTGCAAACTGCTGAATGAACTTGATGATTTCGGGGCCTGATAGGAACTCCATCGCTACACCTCATTTAGATTAATTAAATAATTGACAGACTCTTATACTAAATTTTTTTACTATAATCAACGAATTTTTTCATGCAGGGGTATTATCTGACGCCGAAAATGGAGTTGATGTACTCGAAACTGGCGGTTATATTGAGCCTTTCCACACCGATCGACTCCGGAATTGGATTAAAGGGCGAGGCGAAGTTTATCGCATCGATTGCGGCGTCGTCCAGGACTTCGTGGCCGGAGGAAGATATAAGAATAACCCGGGAAACCCTCCCGTCCTTCTCCACCGTAAAAATGACGGAGAGGAGCCCGCCCCACTGATTTTTCTGCGCCTCGAGGGGGTAGTCCCACGCCATCTCTATCTGCGTTTTTATATGGTGAAAATAGCCGTAGTATTTGAACTCCCTCGTGTTTAAGGAGACGTCCTCCTCCTCCTTTATCCCCGGAGAAGTTGTGCCGGGGGGCTTGTTCAAGCGGGCGATGGTGTTGTCGTCGGGAAAGAGGTCGGTCGCAGTAAGCCTGTCGTTACTATATTTTTTTTCTGTGTCCTCTTCGGTCTTCTTCGGCTTTCCCGTCTTCTTGGCAATCTCCTTTTTCGGGGAGACCACATCGGTTTTCGGCTCTTTCTCGGCCTTGGGTTTCGGAGGGGTGGGATTTACCGGGGGTGACGGAGTTATCGGCTTTGAAGGAGTTTTCGGCGTCCCCCCGCCGAGGGGGCTCCCCTTCTTTACGGATTCCTCTTCGAACTTCCTGTTCTTGTCGGAGAGCCTGTGGGTGTCCACCTCTTCGTCCGTTTCCTTGTCTTGGGGAAAATCGTTGAACTCGTACTTCTCCTTATCGTTGAACTCTATGACGAGGGGCTCCTTCTTTGCCTGTGTGAGGTCTATGGTTATGAGGGAGAAGATGAAAAGGAGTATGAGGTGAAAGACGATCGAGGACATAATGAAGTACTCCACCCTTCGGTCCTGCCGTCTTCGACCTCTCCCCTTGATCGGGGGAATTTCTGATAAGCCCGGCGGATTTTTAGGCTTTCCGAAAAAACGAAATCCCTTTCCCTTATTGATTATCAGCTTCATTATCTCGTATGTTAAAAATAGCTACTTTTATCTCTTTTACCCAAGATTTATCCCTGATGGCAATTTTAGGTCAAAAAGTACTGATTGTCAATGAAAACCTCTGTCTTCTATCCCTCAATCGGGCGATGGTTCTTGACAATGAGTTATCGATTTCATACAATCCAAAAATGTGCTGTCTTTGACTTTGATGATTGAATTGGTCGTAACAGGGGAGGGAGGATAGACATTGATGGAGAAGATAAGGAGGGCGGCGGAGCTTTTGTATTTCTCTAAAAGCGCCGTCGCCCTGACCGGCGCCGGGGTCTCCACCGAGTCGGGGATTCCCGACTTCAGGAGCCCGAAGAGCCTTCTCTGGGAGAGGATTCACGCCTACCAGTTTATGCCGATGGAGGCCTATACCGACGGCAAATTCGATTACATCGAGATGTTCTACCGCTTCTGGTTTCCGCTCCTCTTTCCTATGATATCGAGCAGACCGAACGTAAATCACTACTTCTTGAGAGATATGGAGAAAAGGGGGCTTCTCTCCGGGGTGATTACCCAGAACACCGACGGACTCCATCGAAAGGCGGGGAGCGAAAGGATCTTCGAGATTCACGGGAACCTCGAGGGGGGGCACTGCTTCGGCTGCGGCGAAGAGTGCGGGATGGGGCAGATATTGAGCGAGATAGAGTTTTTGAATATCCCGCCCCTCTGCCAGAAATGCGGGGGGATATTGGGACCGAATATAGTCTTCGCCTTCGAGCGGACCGATGACTACGACCGGGGGTTGGAGCTTGCCGAGGGCGCTGATCTCCTCCTTACGATGGGGTCGTCGCTCCTCGTCGATCACGTAAAGGAGATCGTCATGGGATGCTTGGGGGGCGGCGGAAGGCTCGTTGTCATCAACGCGCAGCCAACGCCCTTTGACGACGTGGCGGACGTGGTGATCAAGGAGAGGCTCTCTCTGGTGATCCGCCCCCTCTGGGATACGATCGAGAGCTATTTTTAAACTCTTTAAAGGTCAAAAGTTATGGGAGAGAAGAAGGTATTGTCCGCCTACCTCAACAAACACTCTCTGAAATACGACGCCAGGGAGCTTTCGAGGTGGCCCATGAAGATACTGATAAACCACCTGATATTCCCCCGCCGCTCCTATTGGGCCGCCGCCCTGAGGGGGACGATAATAAACAGGGTGGGTGGGAGGAAGGGGGTATCGTATGTCTTCAAGGACGTTTTAACAAGCTCTTACAAAGACATGATTTTAAGCAGGGATTCTATAATTGAGGAGGGCGCTGTCCTCGACCTCATTGACGGCCCCCTGACAATGGGGGAGCTTGCCGTAATCGGGCCGGGAGTCTTAATAGAAGGGCCTGTGAGCATGGGATTTGCGTCAAGCTTAAGACAGGGATGCATCGCCCTGAAACACACCACCCTCGAGGACTGGGTGGGAGTCTCCTCCAACGTTCACTTTATCACTTTTGCCCACGATATCGGAGATGAGAACTACCGGGTCGGGAAGATTAGGTTCGAGCCGATCCTAGTGAAGAGGGGGACGTGGATCGGGACCCGGGCCACGATCATGCCGGGGGTGACCATAGGCAAGGCGTGCGTCATCGGGGCGGGGTCCCTCGTTACCAAGGACGTGCCGGACTACTCCTTGGCCGTCGGCTCCCCCGCAAAGGTGGTGAGAAAGATAGGCCCGGAGTACGGCGGCGGGCTTCCGCCGGAGATGCAGAAGACCTGGAAATATGAAAAGTGGTAGGAGAAGTGGTGAGGAGGGATTGATAAATGATACGTAAGATAACGGCCTTTTTTCTGCTCATCCTTGTTTCGACCGGTT
The nucleotide sequence above comes from Candidatus Zymogenus saltonus. Encoded proteins:
- the amrA gene encoding AmmeMemoRadiSam system protein A → MVEISLTEEEKVKLLRIARESVKNAASGSKKEKADSKEASGTKITEENLKMEAGAFVSLHKKGKLRGCIGRFEAEGPLFETVERMARAASISDFRFSKVTPDEVEDLDIEISVLSPLKRIRDVSEIEVGRHGLYIIRGLSRGTLLPQVASERGWDRDTFLEQTCIKAGLDRDAWEDKKTEIYTYEALVFGEE
- a CDS encoding pyridoxal phosphate-dependent aminotransferase, coding for MKKKLSDRALGLAPSATLAISAKAKELKAKGEDVIGFGAGEPDFDTPANIKEAAIRAINDGKTGYTDVGGIIELKKAIVEKFKRDAGLTYEPSEIVVSCGGKHSLFNLCLAFFEPGDEVIIPAPYWVSYPPMVELSGAKPVIIYAGVEKDFKITVGDLKKAVTKKTKAIIFNSPSNPTGAGYTKEEIEKIAEFAVENEIYVISDEIYEKLIYGGFEHVSIASLGNEIKDLTIVVNGISKTYATTGWRIGYTAGPKELVSAMTRIQSQSTSNPTTISQWAAIEALSGPQDEVEKMRSTFEERRSIMIEGLNEIEGVRCNWPQGAFYAFPDVSGLYGKSHSGGKIGGSLDFASYLLSEVKVALVPGAPFGDDNCIRLSYASSIEDIMGGMKRIKEAVSRLS
- the coaD gene encoding pantetheine-phosphate adenylyltransferase, encoding MPSLAVLAGTFDPITMGHVDLAERALTVFDKVIMAIGINPYKETLFTVKERIEMIKEALKDYDDSVVVDSFEGLLVDYAEKVNARAIIRGLRAVSDFEFELQLALMNRKLNRNIETFFLMTGYRYLYVSSNIIKAAAIAGGPVTDLVPKCVERKLMEKYSKAYESRRK
- the rsmD gene encoding 16S rRNA (guanine(966)-N(2))-methyltransferase RsmD, which produces MNITAGELKGRKLFTPKDRSVRPTGARVREALFSIIGDAVTDALVLDLFSGAGTIGIEALSRGADRCTFVDKSEKALEVLKRNIRELGIRERTSIIPLDAAKAIKMVKRNGEKFDIVFLDPPYRQFNQTQELILSISSEDIVNQSGILIWEHDSKRSPEDLYGSLKRENTKRYGDTSISFFSKQVR
- the hisF gene encoding imidazole glycerol phosphate synthase subunit HisF, translating into MLAKRIIPCLDVKDGRVVKGINFIDLTDAGDPVENASIYDGEGADELTFLDITASSDKRDIIIDVVRRTAEQVFMPLTVGGGIRTLEDIRGLLNAGADKVSINTAAVKNPEFVRDAAKRFGSQCIVVAVDAKRRKTGDWGVKIKESTRRIPGKEGDDDLTWEVVTHGGREVTGIDAIKWVIRMEEMGAGEIMLTSMDFDGTKEGYDLALTKKVSDSVTIPIIASGGVGNLEHIYEGFTKTGADAALAASIFHFREYSIREAKEYLRDRGVPVRL
- the hisA gene encoding 1-(5-phosphoribosyl)-5-[(5-phosphoribosylamino)methylideneamino]imidazole-4-carboxamide isomerase; protein product: MVVIPAVDMMGGRAVRLSQGDFNKETRYFEDSFDAARNWVECGAKRLHLVDLDAAKKGAPAHMDTVARIVRELRVPVEIGGGIRSMDIVEKYLGIGVGWVIVGTAAVDDRDFVLTAASRFPDRIILGIDARDGLVKTKGWTEGTALTAVELARSYINTGIAAVIYTDIAKDGVGGGVDIEGTRRLAVDGKIPTIASGGIKYIDDIRAVIPLEKDGVIGVIAGRSLYEGTLDLAEAIREADGKKATAGG
- the hisH gene encoding imidazole glycerol phosphate synthase subunit HisH, which gives rise to MTVFTLSHGPERARRRRFLKRKFEEQPLIAVVDYGMGNLRSVSKALERLGQDVVVTSDPALIDDAAGMVLPGVGAFPDCMRNLVDKGLADPVVDFIKGGRPFFGICLGLQLLFTEGYEFGRHDGLGIIPGRVVRFEGKEFSGDNKLKVPHMGWNQVNWKKREGAFTPFDTLVNGDYFYFVHSYYVVPEDDKYTAGTTDYGVEFVSAVGRENIFATQFHPEKSQEKGLEILKAFGEYVNRWES
- a CDS encoding DegT/DnrJ/EryC1/StrS family aminotransferase, which encodes MKVPLLDLKAQYAAIRGEIKEAVEGVLESQYFILGPEVEALEGEVARYVGADFAVGVASGSDAILVALMALKIGSMSGGEATDAVVTTPYSFFATAGSITRVGAVPIFIDIDPATFNIDPEKLKSFLSGLKSSGDSLKTKDGLKIKAIMPVHLYGQTADMDPILELAVKYGLSVVEDAAQAIGSKYKGRGAGSMGDFGCFSFFPSKNLGGYGDGGMLTTNNADLAERARILRNHGSKPKYYHKIVGLNSRLDALQGAILRVKLKHLDKWSEGRRKNADIYRELITSSGIAAGKNPVVTLPVEVDGYHHIYNQFVITVEDRDGLRACLADNGIGTEIYYPLPLHIQECYKDLGYSKGDFPESERGALTSLALPVYPELTRKMIDYVVDTIAEFYK
- a CDS encoding N-acetyltransferase yields the protein MSKKDEVFVHDSAFVDDGAEIGEGTSVWHFTHIREGAKIGERCNIGQNVYVGQGVKIGNGVKIQNNVSVYEGVEVGDYVFLGPSAVLTNVFNPRSEFPRKDEYRKTIIKDGATVGANATIVCGVTLGRSCFIGAGAVVTRDVGDFSLVYGTPARHMGWICACGVNIEFGGEDKTSCPACGRNYIKSESGVSPAYRGENEKK
- a CDS encoding phosphatase PAP2 family protein — its product is MEFLSGPEIIKFIQQFANPALVIFFKAITFLGNENFYLLAIPLTYWCIDKKFGVKLGIVFLLSAYINNFLKYIFQTPRPAISDGVKILIEEMNYAFPSGHAQGAVVFWGAVAWELKKTWLTIVAIILMILIGISRPFLGVHWPIDVLGGWLIGAIIIGVYILYDAKVSKREYNIKLVPKIILILISGAFFYFLSPESSLMVGTYVGLAIGYFLEKEYINFTPRSVWWYQVLKILVGVAGVVIIKIFVKKLFALMPGELDIYTAVRYALIGFWIAFVVPAMFRGRKG
- a CDS encoding energy transducer TonB → MKLIINKGKGFRFFGKPKNPPGLSEIPPIKGRGRRRQDRRVEYFIMSSIVFHLILLFIFSLITIDLTQAKKEPLVIEFNDKEKYEFNDFPQDKETDEEVDTHRLSDKNRKFEEESVKKGSPLGGGTPKTPSKPITPSPPVNPTPPKPKAEKEPKTDVVSPKKEIAKKTGKPKKTEEDTEKKYSNDRLTATDLFPDDNTIARLNKPPGTTSPGIKEEEDVSLNTREFKYYGYFHHIKTQIEMAWDYPLEAQKNQWGGLLSVIFTVEKDGRVSRVILISSSGHEVLDDAAIDAINFASPFNPIPESIGVERLNITASFEYINSIFGVR
- a CDS encoding NAD-dependent deacetylase is translated as MEKIRRAAELLYFSKSAVALTGAGVSTESGIPDFRSPKSLLWERIHAYQFMPMEAYTDGKFDYIEMFYRFWFPLLFPMISSRPNVNHYFLRDMEKRGLLSGVITQNTDGLHRKAGSERIFEIHGNLEGGHCFGCGEECGMGQILSEIEFLNIPPLCQKCGGILGPNIVFAFERTDDYDRGLELAEGADLLLTMGSSLLVDHVKEIVMGCLGGGGRLVVINAQPTPFDDVADVVIKERLSLVIRPLWDTIESYF
- a CDS encoding acyltransferase → MKILINHLIFPRRSYWAAALRGTIINRVGGRKGVSYVFKDVLTSSYKDMILSRDSIIEEGAVLDLIDGPLTMGELAVIGPGVLIEGPVSMGFASSLRQGCIALKHTTLEDWVGVSSNVHFITFAHDIGDENYRVGKIRFEPILVKRGTWIGTRATIMPGVTIGKACVIGAGSLVTKDVPDYSLAVGSPAKVVRKIGPEYGGGLPPEMQKTWKYEKW